TCGGCTGCGGGGTCCCCTCACCTAGTCGGGGTGCATCGGTCGTGACAATCAGGACGGTCTCATCATCCAGCTGAGCATACGAACCCATATCCGGCATTCCGTCGTCGTCGTAGATGCGATAGGTGGGAGAATGTTGGACGTCGACGCCCACCCATTCGAATGACTCAGTTACGAAATCATTTGATTTCAGATACTCTACCCCCTCTTTGAGGCCGGAGATCTCATCGTCGCCGAGGTACCCGTTTCGGTGAATCGTGAGGGAACTCAGTTGATCGAACCCAGAGCGAGGATCGTTGACCGCACCCTGAACGGCCCGAATCAGAATCTGCTTCGCCATCCCTTGGTTCGTCACCGTACTTCGCCCGGTCGGATTCGTCTCCTCTGTTTGATAGAGAATCTGGTTGTCAGTACCTGAGACTACTACTCCGCTAGCAACGGTTCGGTCACGACCTGTTACGCTAAGTCCGAGGTAGGCGTCTGTATCGAGCTGATTCTCGATGCTGAATGGAATCACGCCTAGCTTTACCCCTAACCCGACTGCCGTGTTCGAAATGACATCGGCCTCGTGTCCCGACCGCTGGGCGCTTCGCAGATTCGTTGCGGTTAACGATTGGAGCGGCTTCCCGTCCAGTATCTCGATCAATTTGTGGTAGACATCTTCGTCGTATTCGGGGAGATACCCAAAGCCGGCGTCGACATCCTCAAGCGAGCGTTGCCATTCTTCGACCTCTCGCGGGTCCTCGTAGTTGACTCTTCCAGGCCGATCCGAGAGGATGAGTCCAAGGTGTTCCTCAACATATTCTCGCACCTGCTGATAGGCACTGAGCGCTTCGTCTTCCGTCCCCTCTGGGAAGAGGACAGCCACACTGAAATCCTGGTCAAACGTGCGTCGAGGGCCGACTTCCTCGAGATACCCCTGCTTTGCTGGGTTCCAGTATTCTTGGGTGAGATCGCTGCCGTCAAAGCTGATGTTCGGTCGCCCAATCGCCATTTCCGTTGAAGGGTCGTCGCCAAACGTCAGTACCGGATAACCGTATGCGCTGATCCCGTCGCGTACCGATGATGGGCTAATGTCGGTCTGGATAGAGCCGATACTGATGTCCCCGATCAGCTCACGGAAGTCTTCGACTCTTTGCCATCGCTCCTGAGGCCCGAACGTCGCCCGTTGGCTGATTTCGTCCGGGCGATCCTCAGACGGTGCAAACAGGAGTAACGACGGAGCAGCTGGGTACCAATCACTATTCCCGTACTGAATTTTGACGGTTGGCTCAGATGGATCTATGCTGTCGGCATATCGCTTCCCATGCCGGCTCTCGATCTCATCTAGTGTCTCGTTGTCGAACCGGCCGGGTGGAATCTCGGAGACTGTCGTGTTCTCAAAGACTCCCGTGACAGTGCAAGAAGACCGCTCCGAGGTTTGGTAGATGAATGTACGCCCGACGAGTTCGTCGTTGACTCGATCTATTCCCCAGTCGGGGTGATTTAGATAGTCTGCTAGCGTCCTCGATCCGAATGCACCTAACGTCGGATCTAATGTGATGAGAGGTCGGTCGTGATGACTAATTCGTACTTCGACGCCGGGGTGGACATCGTATCCTTCGATACGCGCTTCTCGGTCCTCATGATAGAACGTGTTTCTCGTAGAGTCGTACCAGTAATTGTCCGCTTCGAGATCATCTTTCAGTTCCTCGATTATCGCTTCCTGTAGAACCTTGAAATCGATCCACACAGAGAAATCGAGTTCGGATTCATGTGCGAATTCTAGCTCCGCTCCGTCCGCAGATTGAATCGTTCCATAATCCCGCTCGGTGCCGATTACTGCGATATAATGGCGACCGCCTTGGTTGTACCAACGTGCCCTCCCACCTACATTCCTTTCGAGGATTGTGGCGTGGGCATTGAGGAGGGAGTAGTTATCGTTGGGCTGGGGATCGATATCATAGAGGTCCGCAGTTACTGACGGCACGTCGATTTCAAACGAATTGATGAACCGACCCATTGTCTTCTATTCCCTGTTGACAGGATATAATACCCCGCGGTTCTCCGCTGAATTGCTAGTGATTGGGGTGAGAAAATCGATCTAACCATGCCACGAAGTACTTATTCTAGATTTATTTCTCAATCGAGGGCCGCAATAGGGGCATTATTCTATAGGTGGAGTGCTAAGCTGCGACAGCTAGTATGCCGTTCTTGGCCCTCCACGACGGTACCGAGGTTATCCCGAATCAGGTACAGAAAGGGGATTTCCTCGAGTGCTCGAAATGCGGCGATCAATTAAAAATTCGCAACTCCCATCGCCGGACGGGGTCGTTCGTCGCGCGGCATTTCTACCACGCTGCTGAAGAGGAGACGGACTGTGGCGGTGAATCTCCACCTCATTTGCGGATGAAGTCGATCGCGTATTCGAAGCTCACGACCGAGTATCCCGACGCCACAATAGGACTAGAACAGCAGCTGGGTGACCGGCGTGCCGATATTCTCGTTGAGTTTCCACAGCCTCGATTCCCTGAGGGCCGTGGGATCGGCGTCGAAGTACAGCACAAACACGAGGACAAGGATGTCGATGCAGTAACCGCTGAGTATCTCGCTGCAGAGTATAGTGTCATCTGGCTGGGAGAAGAGGACTTCTCCGGATTCAACGTCGATCTCTCTGGCATTCTCTCGACTTGGCCTCACGCGGTCCAACACGACTTCAGCGACGGGTATCACGGCGTCATCCACTGGCTCCGACAACCAAAGCCAGCCAATCCCTCGATAGACGTCGTCCTCCCGCGAGAATATCTAGCTGAACACAGCGAGGGGCTTCGTCGAGCATGGGAGTACGGGAAGTTCGATCAGGGAGGCCAATCGGACTGGAACGATCTCGGATTCTGGTGGTTGAGTGCCTCGTATGACCCGTACCAGAAGTGGTTCAAACTCACCGAGACGCCTGACGGGCGGACGATGCTTCAGCTCGGGAAGCAGGTCCGCGGTACTGAACACGTGCTCGCTCCAGTTCAGACTGGACACTCTCGGAATCGGGGGAAGGTTCACAGCTTGGCTTACGAGGTGGATTCAGCAGATACCTCCGCTGGCGAATGGGCAGATATCGAAAAGGCGTGGCTGGAAACCGGCTTACAGAGCACTTCAGTTATCTTCAAGCTCGTTGCAACCCCGAGCGGGGAGATCGCTCTATCGCTGGGAAAGTACAAGGAACACAGCGACGACGGCGAGTTCATTACCGTCTCTACCGAGTTCCAGCGTAATCTCAAAGAAAACCTTCACGAACTGGCTAACCTATTGGGATGACCTGATGTGGCCCGGAAACCCGCCCACAACGGTAAATGGACGGACTACAAACAGCAGTCAATAATGTCGGACGAGGCTGACGATTTGTATGATAAGTACATCGACTACGATGGCAGAGATCTCGATACCCGGAATGTCGGTGATGGGAAGGTAGTTCGGCCGATTACGGCCGAGAATTTCGAGATGGAGAAACGGACTCTGGGGGAGGTCCTCACCGATCAGAAGTTCAACGTACCAGAGTACCAGCGACTGTACTCGTGGAAGAACATCCACCACGAACAGTATTGGTCGGACATCGTGCAGTTCGTGAATGCCGACCTAGTCGCTGACCGACGCGAAGTGTCGGACGTGTTCTTCAGCTCGATGTACTTCGCGGTCAACGACGACAAACAGGTGTACGAGGTCATCGACGGCCAACAGCGCCTGACGACGACACACCTGCTGTTGCGCGTCCTTATGGAGCACCTCGAGGATGTCGACCCAGCTTCTATCGAGGACGATACCCTGGCGGAGTTTCGGGACTACGGGATCGGACGAATCACCGATATCCTCTATGTGGAGGAGATGTTCGGCAAACGTGAGCCTCGGCTCACGCTGAACAAACACGACGCTGAATTTTTCAAAGCCCTCATGATGGGGCCCTCCGCCCAGGTGGACTACCTCAAGAACGAGGCCGACTTCAGCATTCACGGGAACAACAGCGATGCAGTACAAGTCTCGGAATGTCTGGACCGGTTCGGTACCACGGACGATGAACTCGCGGACTTGGATACTGACTCGCTGTCCTTAGGGGCGTTCTTCAAACTGTACCGCTCACACCGGCGGTTGTTGAACGCTTACGAGTTCTACGACGAGAAGATTAGCGGCGTCGTCGCCGACGCCGAGACGCCGGACGAGACTGTGCGAGCGCTCGTGAATATCCTTAACTACGTCTACAACTCCTACCACGTCGGGGAGTACCTGATTCGAGAGGCGGAGTCGGATTTCCGGATGCAGATCTTCGAGATTTTGAACGACCGCGGCGTCGATCTGACGAAAATCGACCGTATCAGGGCGGCGGTCGTGAACGCGTTCTTCGATACCGACGTGAAAGACGAGTACGTCGACAAGTGGGAGGATATCGTGGTGGCGTTCGCAACCGATGGTGACGCCATCGACGACTACCTCTCGATCTATCTAAGTATCGTCGACGATGGCATCGACAGGATTGGTGACGCGAGCGCCGAACTGACCAACGCCTTCGACACGAGGAACATCGACTCGGATGTCGTCCCGCGGCTTCGGAATCTCGATGAAGCGAAGGCCTTCCTCGACTACGCGCACGACCTCGTCCACTACTACCAAGATATCACGACCACGGAGCTCGCCGCCGAGGACCTTGAGTTAGCCAGTCACCGAGATCAGTGTCGGGAAATCCTTGTTCGCCTCAATAACCAACAGATGGATCAGTGGCGGCCATTCGTCCTGGCGCTCTACTATCACACCAATCCTGAATCGGAACGGGATGCAGCACAGTTCCACCGCGTACTAGAGACTATCGAGAAACTCAACCTGCGACGGCTCCTCATCTCTGAACGACCGAGTATTTTCCGCGAGGTCTTCATCGAGGCCGTTGAGGAGTTCAATCTCGCACCAACTGCCGACGCCACTCCAGATAGTGTATACGAGCCCTCTCGAGAGTACCTCATCACCGAGATGCGTTCCTCTACGCCGACGCTGTTCGGCGACCGGTTTGTCGATACGGTCGTTCAGACGCAGTCCTGGAGTACCGGAACGGCGCGACTGCTCTTCGGGAAGATCGCACAGGATCACTTCGACGACAGTAGTCGTGCCGTCGAACGAGACCTGAACATGGGGAACATACATCTCGAACACGTCCTCCCGCAGACTCCCGTCAGCGACCCGGAAGACCCGACGTGGCTTCGGGAGTTTTTCAAACTCGACTCGGAGCCGAACATCGAGATCGCGTCAGAGATCGAACGCTATATCGAGCTAGTGCAGCGCTCTGATCTCGACGAAGAGGAGGAGCGACTGAAAGACAATATATCGGAGTTCATTACACAGGGGTTCATCGACGATATCGGGAACTTCCTCCTGCTCCGTGACACCGATAATATCGGGGCGAGTAATCGGCCACTCGCCGAGAAGATGACGCAGTACTACTCCGAAATCGACGGTTTCGCCAGTATCTACCCCAATCGATATTTCACGGCCGAATACGGCAACGTCGATCGCGACTCCCTCGACAAACTCCGTGAGCAGCACGATGGCGGTGACGTTTCGAATGTGGACGCCGATGTAGTGGCGTATTTCAACTCCTTCTGGACCTACGAGACTCTGCAGGATCGACGAATTGAGCTCCTCTTGGATATTCTGTCGACGCTTGGGTTCGATTCGTTTGAGGACGAGTTCGGGATTGAATCCGACCAAGATGAGGTACGCCACGAAATTCGAGAGAAGACGGACCAAGAGTTTGAGAAACGTCTGTCTGTCCGATCGCTTTAACCCCCTCTGAGAAGTCGGTTTTGCGAGTACCTGTCGAAGCCTTCTCAGCTGACTATCCTATCCAGCTTCGCCATCCCCACAGAAGGTGCCGACCTCCTTTGCCGAAATGAAAGGAACGAACGAAACGAATGGAATGAAGTAAACGAGATTGGTGAATTGAATTCTCCAAACGAACTGGTTTGTCCCTGGTTGGCCATTTGCAGAAACGAACAAAACGAACGGAACGAATTGAGTGGTAGAAATGAACGCAATTAGTTCAACGAGCGAAACGAACAGTTGGTTTTAACATCGTAGTAATCCTCTCACCGAGTGAAACACCCTCACCGAACGCACCGAACTAAACGACCAAAACGAACGAAACGAATACAACGAGAGAAACGAAGATAATGACCGACACCAATACCGCACGAATCACGGTGGCGAATCAGAAGGGTGGCGCGGGGAAGACAACCGACGTCATTCATACTGGCGGCGCACTCGCTGCCCGAGGCCACGACGTCCTCCTGGTCGACATCGACTACCACGGAGGGCTCACCTGCTCGCTTGGCTACAACGATCTGTACTACGATACCGACCGTACGACGCTGTTCGACGTCCTCGACTTCGACCAGATGGAGTCGGTGAACGACATCATCGTCGAGCACGAGGAATTCGACATCCTTCCCGCCAGCGAGAAACTCGCGAACAACAAGAACATCCAGACGCTGCTTGAGGCGCCGAAGAGTCGCGAGCGGTTGGAGATGACTCTCGACGAACTCGAGAAGGACTACGACTACATCATCGTCGACACGCCACCATCCCTGAACGTCCTCACCGACAACGCCCTCGTCGCAACCGGCAACGTCGTCATCCCCGTCATTCCCGAGAAGCTCAACGCCAACAGCCTCCAGATTTTCGCAAAGCAGCTGAGTTCCCTCGAACAGGCGTACGGAGACATCAATCGGCTCGCGATTGTCTGTAACCGCGTCGAGCAGAACGCTGAACACCGCGACACCATCGAGGAGATCGAGTCGGCGTACTCCCTCCCGGTGTTCGAGATCCCGAAGCGGACCGACCTCTCCCAGTCGATCGGCGAGGGGGTGTCCGTCTTCGGCTTCGGCAAGGAGAACCAGCGCGTCGAGGATGCACGCAACCTATTCAACGAGATCGCCGACCTGTTCGACGAAACGTTTGAGAAGACCGCACCTGAGGAGGTGGAAGCATGACCGACGGCTGGGGCGATGCTTCCGGCATCGAGGGCAACTACGAAGACGAGGACGATGAGGCCGATTCCGGCGAAACGAGTGAGGTGAGTGAAACGGTGGAAACCAGTTCATCGACCGAAACGACCGAGTCTACTTCAACGAGTGAAACGAACGAAACGAGCAAAACGAAGACGAACATCAAGGACGAGTGGAATGGGCGGACGATCTACATTCCCGACGATGTCCTCGACGAGATGGAGGATACCTACCTCGAGTCCCAGCTAAAGCTCCGCAAGGCGGGCCAGGACGAGTTCAAGAAGAACCGCCACTTCTACCCGCTACTCGTTCAGTTTGGTGTTGAGGCGCTCTCTGAGGCGGATGCCGAGGAAATCAAGGCTCGGCTTTCGGAACTCGGCGACGGATGACCTCGCGCAGAGCGAGGCCCGAGATTTCGTATAACGATATATGATATACATTCTACTGTAATGCGGAGTTCCGACGCTAAGAGACTCTAGACCCCCGAATTCTCCCGATGGCTCAAGTACAACAAGTGGTCCTGATTATGCCCGTAATCACGACCACTTTGAAGTACCCCGCCGCAGTCGGTGAAGCACGAATGCAGCAACCGCCTCACGACGGCGCTTCTCCCAGGGTAGAGGACTCGAGACCGGGCCCGCAGGACGGTGGAGGGCCGGTGAATGCCTGACCGAGCGCTTTCGACGCCGCTCGACGACAGCTTCGAGCGCTACCTCCAAGACAAGGGGAAAGGCCGCGGTGGGGACGGTGGGAACTATCGACGAAACGCTGCACGCGAGCTCGAGCGGTTCGCCGAGTGGGCCGCCGGCGACCGCGGCGACGACGGCTGGACCGGGATCGTTCCCGACGACGTCGACCGGGAGCCGACCTTCGACGATCTCGAGGAACGCGTCTTCCGGGAGTATGCCCGGCATCTCGGTGGAGATCGGGGACTCAAACAGAATACGGTACAAACCTATTACCGCTATATCTCTGCGTGGTGCGGGTGGTGTGTCAACGAGGGGTATCTCGAAGCGCATTACGCCCAGCGGGCGAGTGCGATGGCGCCACTGCCGGAGGACGACGGCCGCAAGCCCGGCGACCAGCAGGCCTGGACGTCCGAACAGCGCCACGCTCTCACCCGCCACGTCGACGAACGGGCACGCGACGCCGTCGAGGCGTACACGACACTTCCAGAGGAGACTGCCCCCCTCGAGAAGCAGCGAGCGCGCTACGCGGCGCTGAAGGCGGCTCGTGACCGAGCTCTGGTGTTCGTCCTCGCGTACACAGCTGTCCGCGTTGGGGAACTCCTCCGGGATCCGAACGATCCGCGCCGGCGCGGCGTTCGCTGGGATGACCTCTCCCTCGACGACGGAAGTATGGACGTCTACCGGAAGAAACAGCAATGGGACGCCGCGAGTCTCCCCGACCCGGTGATCTCGCCGCTGCGAAGCTACCGCCAGCTGATGAACCCGCCGACGGACCGGTGGCCGGTGTTTCCGACGTTCGACCAACGGACGCTTGCGGGGCTCGTTCAGGATGAGTTCGAAGACCGTGGAGAACGCCCAGAAGAAATTACTGAGCGCCGTGAAGAATACGCTCGCGACCTATTACTGGCAATCGATGAGGATATTTGTCCGCCGTCGATCACGACGGACGGCGCACGGTCGATTCTCCAACGGCTCTCGGAGGCCGCAGAGATCGACATCGACCATCCGAAACACGATTACCTTGCTCCGCACGGTGGTCGACGTGGGATGGGTGAGGTCCTCGTCCGCGCGTTCGGGTATACAGTTGCGGCTCGATATCTCGATAATTCTGAGGAGATGGTGCGGGAGCGATACTCGCACATTGAGGCCGGCGAACTCGGTGATGTCGCAACAGAGGCTCTCGACGAGGTTGATTCAATTTCAGAGTTCCCAGAGAACCAGTAATGATTGCTGAATCAGCAGGATATCGGCCTGTACCAACAAAGGCACAGTATCTCTAACCCGTAGCTTGTAGTATGCCCTACTGCCCAAATTGCGGAAACCAGGTCAAAGCAGTTCACCACTACTGCAGTTCCTGTGGACAGGCGTTATCCGATATTGCAGAGTCGGAAACCGATCCACCGATGGCGATGGATAGAGAGGGCTTTTTGTCGATGCGCTCGCTTTCCTACGTGAACGAACTGCTCGCGGGAGAGCGGGAACTCGATCAAAACTCAGTTTCTTATACGCAGTTGTCTCGGGATACCAACGCTGCATTTGCTGATTTTGCTCGGTTAGCGATGGTGAAGGATCTCCATCTCCTCCACCTTTGGGCTGCAAGTTTGAACACGGATACGCAAAGTATACCGGCGGAGGACATGAACAGCAATCAGTTTCGAGATTGGCTTGCTACTCTCGGGTTAGGACGAACTCTTCGGATGTACGATGATGCGCTCCACACCGAATTCGAGGATCAGTTGGACGACAGGCTCCAGAAATTGATGGAGGTTGCGAACGAAGAGTTTAACAAAGAGGAAATCTCAGAGTAGTATTCCTTTCTCTCATGTATATCTCTATACGTACTCAATACTAGATATAATTATAGCTATTTCTATATTTTTCAATAACAGTTAACAGAAAGTATTTGCAAGTGTCCAGTTACTTTCCAATATGCACCGGGACTCAGCCGGTACATACCCATACCCGCATGTATGATTACGAGGCCAGTCACCATCGAGGACATCGATGACCTGTAACTGATGTGGAACGACCACATCAACGCCTCCGCCCTCTATCGCCGCGCCCTCCGCGAGGAAATGGAAGTTCGCGGTGTTGACCCCGATGAACTCCGCGACCTCCTCGAACGGGCCCGCGAGCAGGGCTACACGCTAGAAGAGATCGCAGAGGAGACGAATCGATTCGATGACCTTCGATCGCTGGTCGAAGACCAGCAGAGCCAGCCAACGGCTGGCGATGTAACTGACGATTAACCCGCCATGTCACAGGACAATACACCCTCCGACGCTGAGCGTCGCACCGACATCGAGCCACTGTTGACTGGTCCAACTCCGCGACAGGCTATGTTCACAGTTGTCCTCCTGAGTTTAATCGCCGTACAACCTGTCGCTGCACAGGGCAATGCAGTCTGTAGCGCGGACAACCTCCCGAGCATGATCGAGGGATTCTTCCAGTTAACCACTGCCCTCGGTATCGTCGGCCTCGCCATCGTCTGGCAGGCAGACTCCCTTATCGAGATGTTCACCCTCAATCCCGAGCAAAAGAAGGGCCTCAAGCGCCACAAGCGCTCGGCGATGAAGTCGGCGGTCATCCTTGTCGTCCTCGGGCCGCTGTACACCGTCGCCGGCTCGATGATGGGCCTCCCGTTGGCCGAGTGTGTCGACCTCGTGCCCTGGTAACCAC
The DNA window shown above is from Halostella salina and carries:
- a CDS encoding tyrosine-type recombinase/integrase; this translates as MPDRALSTPLDDSFERYLQDKGKGRGGDGGNYRRNAARELERFAEWAAGDRGDDGWTGIVPDDVDREPTFDDLEERVFREYARHLGGDRGLKQNTVQTYYRYISAWCGWCVNEGYLEAHYAQRASAMAPLPEDDGRKPGDQQAWTSEQRHALTRHVDERARDAVEAYTTLPEETAPLEKQRARYAALKAARDRALVFVLAYTAVRVGELLRDPNDPRRRGVRWDDLSLDDGSMDVYRKKQQWDAASLPDPVISPLRSYRQLMNPPTDRWPVFPTFDQRTLAGLVQDEFEDRGERPEEITERREEYARDLLLAIDEDICPPSITTDGARSILQRLSEAAEIDIDHPKHDYLAPHGGRRGMGEVLVRAFGYTVAARYLDNSEEMVRERYSHIEAGELGDVATEALDEVDSISEFPENQ
- a CDS encoding argonaute/piwi family protein, translated to MGRFINSFEIDVPSVTADLYDIDPQPNDNYSLLNAHATILERNVGGRARWYNQGGRHYIAVIGTERDYGTIQSADGAELEFAHESELDFSVWIDFKVLQEAIIEELKDDLEADNYWYDSTRNTFYHEDREARIEGYDVHPGVEVRISHHDRPLITLDPTLGAFGSRTLADYLNHPDWGIDRVNDELVGRTFIYQTSERSSCTVTGVFENTTVSEIPPGRFDNETLDEIESRHGKRYADSIDPSEPTVKIQYGNSDWYPAAPSLLLFAPSEDRPDEISQRATFGPQERWQRVEDFRELIGDISIGSIQTDISPSSVRDGISAYGYPVLTFGDDPSTEMAIGRPNISFDGSDLTQEYWNPAKQGYLEEVGPRRTFDQDFSVAVLFPEGTEDEALSAYQQVREYVEEHLGLILSDRPGRVNYEDPREVEEWQRSLEDVDAGFGYLPEYDEDVYHKLIEILDGKPLQSLTATNLRSAQRSGHEADVISNTAVGLGVKLGVIPFSIENQLDTDAYLGLSVTGRDRTVASGVVVSGTDNQILYQTEETNPTGRSTVTNQGMAKQILIRAVQGAVNDPRSGFDQLSSLTIHRNGYLGDDEISGLKEGVEYLKSNDFVTESFEWVGVDVQHSPTYRIYDDDGMPDMGSYAQLDDETVLIVTTDAPRLGEGTPQPILCEISVEEGDFDIYSVGRDAFYLSELNWGAPSKGIKDPLTVYLTRRMNSRLSHDRVSRLTYPPF
- a CDS encoding ParA family protein, which translates into the protein MTDTNTARITVANQKGGAGKTTDVIHTGGALAARGHDVLLVDIDYHGGLTCSLGYNDLYYDTDRTTLFDVLDFDQMESVNDIIVEHEEFDILPASEKLANNKNIQTLLEAPKSRERLEMTLDELEKDYDYIIVDTPPSLNVLTDNALVATGNVVIPVIPEKLNANSLQIFAKQLSSLEQAYGDINRLAIVCNRVEQNAEHRDTIEEIESAYSLPVFEIPKRTDLSQSIGEGVSVFGFGKENQRVEDARNLFNEIADLFDETFEKTAPEEVEA
- a CDS encoding DUF262 domain-containing protein — protein: MSDEADDLYDKYIDYDGRDLDTRNVGDGKVVRPITAENFEMEKRTLGEVLTDQKFNVPEYQRLYSWKNIHHEQYWSDIVQFVNADLVADRREVSDVFFSSMYFAVNDDKQVYEVIDGQQRLTTTHLLLRVLMEHLEDVDPASIEDDTLAEFRDYGIGRITDILYVEEMFGKREPRLTLNKHDAEFFKALMMGPSAQVDYLKNEADFSIHGNNSDAVQVSECLDRFGTTDDELADLDTDSLSLGAFFKLYRSHRRLLNAYEFYDEKISGVVADAETPDETVRALVNILNYVYNSYHVGEYLIREAESDFRMQIFEILNDRGVDLTKIDRIRAAVVNAFFDTDVKDEYVDKWEDIVVAFATDGDAIDDYLSIYLSIVDDGIDRIGDASAELTNAFDTRNIDSDVVPRLRNLDEAKAFLDYAHDLVHYYQDITTTELAAEDLELASHRDQCREILVRLNNQQMDQWRPFVLALYYHTNPESERDAAQFHRVLETIEKLNLRRLLISERPSIFREVFIEAVEEFNLAPTADATPDSVYEPSREYLITEMRSSTPTLFGDRFVDTVVQTQSWSTGTARLLFGKIAQDHFDDSSRAVERDLNMGNIHLEHVLPQTPVSDPEDPTWLREFFKLDSEPNIEIASEIERYIELVQRSDLDEEEERLKDNISEFITQGFIDDIGNFLLLRDTDNIGASNRPLAEKMTQYYSEIDGFASIYPNRYFTAEYGNVDRDSLDKLREQHDGGDVSNVDADVVAYFNSFWTYETLQDRRIELLLDILSTLGFDSFEDEFGIESDQDEVRHEIREKTDQEFEKRLSVRSL
- a CDS encoding competence protein CoiA family protein; the encoded protein is MPFLALHDGTEVIPNQVQKGDFLECSKCGDQLKIRNSHRRTGSFVARHFYHAAEEETDCGGESPPHLRMKSIAYSKLTTEYPDATIGLEQQLGDRRADILVEFPQPRFPEGRGIGVEVQHKHEDKDVDAVTAEYLAAEYSVIWLGEEDFSGFNVDLSGILSTWPHAVQHDFSDGYHGVIHWLRQPKPANPSIDVVLPREYLAEHSEGLRRAWEYGKFDQGGQSDWNDLGFWWLSASYDPYQKWFKLTETPDGRTMLQLGKQVRGTEHVLAPVQTGHSRNRGKVHSLAYEVDSADTSAGEWADIEKAWLETGLQSTSVIFKLVATPSGEIALSLGKYKEHSDDGEFITVSTEFQRNLKENLHELANLLG